In Oryzias latipes chromosome 15, ASM223467v1, the following proteins share a genomic window:
- the mlip gene encoding muscular LMNA-interacting protein isoform X1: protein MKVVIMNARKVAAAAPDKSTTFSFVPEVHRLPAQIIFTGEDASQALAVKSDTNLVESHERNMWETMPEREIFKAERVVIKDSVEEGARHLIQLDTQPRLKPSPGPEILSQIKASPSVCSWSQNTSNHIASMEVVSMETGVDKHKDVHRAEVSSGCSENRPSEDRMSPTNSLELFPTPASSRESILSEGWDKEKSWFQPSSVTSMCSFSPTVSPCFSIRSEVFSPAFIKIKKHFLAPGSSLVNIPQTCYSSCDSLTSSVGPQTPHPRHRPPVTRLSLLTAILRKGRLPVLSPSQERPYTPCWPVNPVSLSFCKACSAASSVASLPLQLSSQFSSSTPIDSQNQIYSKPKSCVTASDRSWPPTKMERCSEQICSSSGLRREQVIPLPPVRNGTSTRTPLPLLSNFNSASPPKHENLDFAASAYNSFSKRNSPHADTKLKELISSPSKLCNEEKKSTPQSKTSLSKLCLLSQRLKSPPVSPQPPTSISVYSALTDPAPPSQNTTPTSSVGVFDSDKSFPVTRSVTPSQAFREAHCLSPSRYTTVALPGWRSPFSPSTPTPSLAPPVQNLTPSPSVSLRSTPSPRPGSGISDCSDGEGKKRKTLKIKSSYKSLAAIPTNNLLLDQQEIDEQVERSQSGLLDRTVTDTHAEMYSPAQLRQQSEELYAVIDEVLAGSKPVISKSSKTNTGFQHKAQSFQKSLGRETKYASLCSLYPSPNKTRTLVDSEKTKPGINRPMTAIPRLSIKEEDAFYSRPIRKIFIDAIKKKEGQPSFDQAKTNFYNGSTRKLLMEKRSPERSQFSACELHIKEPDEISHPRKGTSVSFSRMEELQIHI from the exons AATCTAGTTGAGTCCCACGAGAGGAATATGTGGGAGACCATGCCGGAGCGAGAGATTTTTAAAGCAGAGAGAGTTGTTATCAAAGACTCTGTGGAAGAAGGAGCTAGACACCTTATCCAGCTGGATACACAACCCAGA ttGAAGCCCAGTCCAGGTCCTGAGATCTTATCTCAAATCAAAGCCTCCCCTTCAGTCTGCTCTTGGTCTCAAAATACATCCAACCACATAGCCTCCATGGAGGTGGTCTCCATGGAAACGGGTGTTGACAAACACAAGGATGTTCACCGAGCTGAAGTCAGCTCGGGTTGCTCTGAGAACAGACCATCAGAGGACAGGATGAGCCCCACAAACTCTTTAGAACTGTTCCCCACGCCAGCATCCTCCAGAGAGTCCATCCTCTCGGAGGGTTGGGACAAGGAGAAAAGCTGGTTTCAGCCTTCGTCTGTGACCTCTATGTGCTCTTTCAGCCCCACGGTGTCTCCCTGCTTCTCCATCCGCTCCGAAGTCTTCTCCCCTGCTTTTATTAAGATCAAGAAGCACTTTCTTGCTCCAGGCTCCAGTCTTGTTAACATCCCTCAGACTTGTTACTCATCTTGCGATAGCCTGACATCGTCTGTGGGTCCACAGACACCCCATCCCAGACACCGGCCTCCTGTCACCCGACTTTCCCTCCTCACTGCCATCCTCAGGAAAGGTCGTCTCCCTGTCTTGTCACCCTCACAGGAGAGGCCTTACACCCCCTGCTGGCCTGTTAACCCCGTGAGCCTGTCTTTCTGTAAAGCGTGCTCagctgcctccagtgtggcctccctccccctccagctttCCTCTCAgttctcctcctccaccccaATAGATAGTCAGAACCAAATTTACAGCAAACCCAAAAGCTGTGTCACAGCCTCGGACAGAAGCTGGCCTCCAACTAAGATGGAAAGATGTTCAGAGCAAATTTGCTCGAGCAGTGGGCTCAGGCGGGAGCAAGTTATTCCGCTTCCACCCGTGAGGAACGGCACGTCCACCCGAACTCCTCTGCCTCTGTTATCAAACTTCAATTCTGCCTCTCCACCAAAGCATGAAAATTTAGATTTTGCTGCTTCAGCGTACAACTCCTTTTCCAAGCGCAACAGCCCACACGCAGACACCAAACTCAAAGAACTCATCTCTTCCCCCTCCAAACTTTGTaatgaggaaaagaaaagtacACCCCAATCAAAGACCTCCCTCTCAAAGCTTTGCTTGCTGTCTCAGCGGCTGAAATCTCCACCTGTTTCCCCTCAACCACCAACATCAATCTCAGTTTATTCTGCTCTCACAGACCCAGCACCTCCGTCGCAAAACACAACTCCCACCTCCAGTGTGGGGGTGTTTGATTCAGACAAGAGTTTTCCCGTCACCAGAAGTGTCACACCTTCGCAGGCCTTCCGTGAAGCTCACTGCCTGTCCCCATCCCGGTACACAACAGTTGCTTTGCCTGGATGGCGGTCCCCCTTCAGCCCCTCCACTCCCACGCCCTCTCTGGCTCCACCAGTCCAAAACCTCACTCCGTCCCCTTCTGTGTCCCTGAGATCCACGCCCTCCCCAAGGCCGGGGAGTGGAATTTCAGACTGCAGTGACGGCGagggtaaaaaaagaaag acactcAAGATCAAGTCAAGTTACAAATCGCTGGCTGCCATTCCCACAAACAACCTTCTCTTGGATCAGCAA GAGATAGATGAGCAGGTAGAGAGGAGCCAGAGTGGGCTCCTGGACAGGACTGTCACTGACACACATGCAGAG ATGTACTCTCCAGCTCAGCTTCGACAACAGTCAGAGGAGCTTTATGCAGTAATTGATGAAGTCCTGGCAGGTTCCAAACCTGTT atctcAAAATCATCAAAAACCAATACTGGTTTTCAG CATAAAGCTCAATCGTTTCAAAAATCCTTGGGGCGTGAAACAAAATAT gcatCTTTGTGCAGCCTTTATCCATCTCCCAATAAGACACGGACCCTGGTGGATTCCGAGAAG ACAAAGCCTGGAATAAACCGACCAATGACAGCTATTCCCAGACTATCAATAAAGGAAGAAGATGCCTTTTACTCAAGACCCATCAGGAAGATTTTCATTGATGCCATCAAGAAGAAG gaGGGACAACCAAGTTTCGATCAGGCCAAAACAAATTTCTACAATGGCTCAACCAGAAAGTTGCTGATGGAGAAAAGATCACCTGAAAGAAGTCAATTTTCAGCGTGCGAGCTTCATATTAAAGAGCCTGATGAGATCAGTCACCCAAGGAAAGGAACTTCAGTGTCCTTCAGTCGAATGGAAGAATTACAAATTCATATTTAA
- the mlip gene encoding muscular LMNA-interacting protein isoform X2 produces the protein MKVVIMNARKNLVESHERNMWETMPEREIFKAERVVIKDSVEEGARHLIQLDTQPRLKPSPGPEILSQIKASPSVCSWSQNTSNHIASMEVVSMETGVDKHKDVHRAEVSSGCSENRPSEDRMSPTNSLELFPTPASSRESILSEGWDKEKSWFQPSSVTSMCSFSPTVSPCFSIRSEVFSPAFIKIKKHFLAPGSSLVNIPQTCYSSCDSLTSSVGPQTPHPRHRPPVTRLSLLTAILRKGRLPVLSPSQERPYTPCWPVNPVSLSFCKACSAASSVASLPLQLSSQFSSSTPIDSQNQIYSKPKSCVTASDRSWPPTKMERCSEQICSSSGLRREQVIPLPPVRNGTSTRTPLPLLSNFNSASPPKHENLDFAASAYNSFSKRNSPHADTKLKELISSPSKLCNEEKKSTPQSKTSLSKLCLLSQRLKSPPVSPQPPTSISVYSALTDPAPPSQNTTPTSSVGVFDSDKSFPVTRSVTPSQAFREAHCLSPSRYTTVALPGWRSPFSPSTPTPSLAPPVQNLTPSPSVSLRSTPSPRPGSGISDCSDGEGKKRKTLKIKSSYKSLAAIPTNNLLLDQQEIDEQVERSQSGLLDRTVTDTHAEMYSPAQLRQQSEELYAVIDEVLAGSKPVISKSSKTNTGFQHKAQSFQKSLGRETKYASLCSLYPSPNKTRTLVDSEKTKPGINRPMTAIPRLSIKEEDAFYSRPIRKIFIDAIKKKEGQPSFDQAKTNFYNGSTRKLLMEKRSPERSQFSACELHIKEPDEISHPRKGTSVSFSRMEELQIHI, from the exons AATCTAGTTGAGTCCCACGAGAGGAATATGTGGGAGACCATGCCGGAGCGAGAGATTTTTAAAGCAGAGAGAGTTGTTATCAAAGACTCTGTGGAAGAAGGAGCTAGACACCTTATCCAGCTGGATACACAACCCAGA ttGAAGCCCAGTCCAGGTCCTGAGATCTTATCTCAAATCAAAGCCTCCCCTTCAGTCTGCTCTTGGTCTCAAAATACATCCAACCACATAGCCTCCATGGAGGTGGTCTCCATGGAAACGGGTGTTGACAAACACAAGGATGTTCACCGAGCTGAAGTCAGCTCGGGTTGCTCTGAGAACAGACCATCAGAGGACAGGATGAGCCCCACAAACTCTTTAGAACTGTTCCCCACGCCAGCATCCTCCAGAGAGTCCATCCTCTCGGAGGGTTGGGACAAGGAGAAAAGCTGGTTTCAGCCTTCGTCTGTGACCTCTATGTGCTCTTTCAGCCCCACGGTGTCTCCCTGCTTCTCCATCCGCTCCGAAGTCTTCTCCCCTGCTTTTATTAAGATCAAGAAGCACTTTCTTGCTCCAGGCTCCAGTCTTGTTAACATCCCTCAGACTTGTTACTCATCTTGCGATAGCCTGACATCGTCTGTGGGTCCACAGACACCCCATCCCAGACACCGGCCTCCTGTCACCCGACTTTCCCTCCTCACTGCCATCCTCAGGAAAGGTCGTCTCCCTGTCTTGTCACCCTCACAGGAGAGGCCTTACACCCCCTGCTGGCCTGTTAACCCCGTGAGCCTGTCTTTCTGTAAAGCGTGCTCagctgcctccagtgtggcctccctccccctccagctttCCTCTCAgttctcctcctccaccccaATAGATAGTCAGAACCAAATTTACAGCAAACCCAAAAGCTGTGTCACAGCCTCGGACAGAAGCTGGCCTCCAACTAAGATGGAAAGATGTTCAGAGCAAATTTGCTCGAGCAGTGGGCTCAGGCGGGAGCAAGTTATTCCGCTTCCACCCGTGAGGAACGGCACGTCCACCCGAACTCCTCTGCCTCTGTTATCAAACTTCAATTCTGCCTCTCCACCAAAGCATGAAAATTTAGATTTTGCTGCTTCAGCGTACAACTCCTTTTCCAAGCGCAACAGCCCACACGCAGACACCAAACTCAAAGAACTCATCTCTTCCCCCTCCAAACTTTGTaatgaggaaaagaaaagtacACCCCAATCAAAGACCTCCCTCTCAAAGCTTTGCTTGCTGTCTCAGCGGCTGAAATCTCCACCTGTTTCCCCTCAACCACCAACATCAATCTCAGTTTATTCTGCTCTCACAGACCCAGCACCTCCGTCGCAAAACACAACTCCCACCTCCAGTGTGGGGGTGTTTGATTCAGACAAGAGTTTTCCCGTCACCAGAAGTGTCACACCTTCGCAGGCCTTCCGTGAAGCTCACTGCCTGTCCCCATCCCGGTACACAACAGTTGCTTTGCCTGGATGGCGGTCCCCCTTCAGCCCCTCCACTCCCACGCCCTCTCTGGCTCCACCAGTCCAAAACCTCACTCCGTCCCCTTCTGTGTCCCTGAGATCCACGCCCTCCCCAAGGCCGGGGAGTGGAATTTCAGACTGCAGTGACGGCGagggtaaaaaaagaaag acactcAAGATCAAGTCAAGTTACAAATCGCTGGCTGCCATTCCCACAAACAACCTTCTCTTGGATCAGCAA GAGATAGATGAGCAGGTAGAGAGGAGCCAGAGTGGGCTCCTGGACAGGACTGTCACTGACACACATGCAGAG ATGTACTCTCCAGCTCAGCTTCGACAACAGTCAGAGGAGCTTTATGCAGTAATTGATGAAGTCCTGGCAGGTTCCAAACCTGTT atctcAAAATCATCAAAAACCAATACTGGTTTTCAG CATAAAGCTCAATCGTTTCAAAAATCCTTGGGGCGTGAAACAAAATAT gcatCTTTGTGCAGCCTTTATCCATCTCCCAATAAGACACGGACCCTGGTGGATTCCGAGAAG ACAAAGCCTGGAATAAACCGACCAATGACAGCTATTCCCAGACTATCAATAAAGGAAGAAGATGCCTTTTACTCAAGACCCATCAGGAAGATTTTCATTGATGCCATCAAGAAGAAG gaGGGACAACCAAGTTTCGATCAGGCCAAAACAAATTTCTACAATGGCTCAACCAGAAAGTTGCTGATGGAGAAAAGATCACCTGAAAGAAGTCAATTTTCAGCGTGCGAGCTTCATATTAAAGAGCCTGATGAGATCAGTCACCCAAGGAAAGGAACTTCAGTGTCCTTCAGTCGAATGGAAGAATTACAAATTCATATTTAA